In Candidatus Falkowbacteria bacterium, a genomic segment contains:
- a CDS encoding ribonucleoside-diphosphate reductase subunit alpha, with amino-acid sequence MSLTITHRDGSREPFDADRINRAIEQACYGLTNPTAKITQIASETQLTLYDGITTTELDQAVINTTVQNIQEDIEFDRVAVRLRLKTVYKKILGDYETPDEVRDLHRQGFIHYITSGIELGLLNPELKELFDLELLSQALDLDRDELLTYTGLGTMSKRYLLRDREHNLIETPQYFWMRIAMGLALTEKNPTEIALRFYAKMSALEYIPGGSTNIAAGTKIPRLSNCYLMDMEDDIDHIGKTVADVMRLSKATGGIGLSVTKLRASGSPISTNNTFSSGPIPFLHIIDSTIRAISRAGKKMGALCFYMENWHIDFSEFLDLKQNAGDEYRRTRTANTAVYISDEFMKRVKNRDWWYLFDPKDTPLLIESYGAEFSKNYSDYIAMAERGEIKRFKKMRADEQFRAIIVSLQTTSHPWLTWKDTINVRALNNNTGIIHCSNLCTEITLPQDRDNVSVCNLLSINLARHLKEGRVDWKKLAESTRLGIRQLDNLVDINQPPIPEAKNFDTHNRALGMGYMGFADMIEQLGLPYGSQEAFELADRVSEFISYHAIDESANLAQEKGSYANFAGSGWSKGYVPVDTVKQLEENRQETITVEQGIFSLELDWNKLREKVKQGMRNATLLAIAPTANIGLVAGTSPGIDPRFAQMFSRNTLSGKYLEINFNLVRDLKRIGLWEKCKEQILGNYGDITSIEGVPDHLKEVYKTSFSIAPQAFIEVAARAQKWVDQAISRNMYLETRDTEEIMKIYVTAWEKGLKTTYYLHMKPRHNAEQSTVKVNKANTIGKRGFGALFNQMTTNEPAAVQIPLQSPVEIPIINNFSVTTPETITVANNEPSDERISDKKILSNSTSFPTDEPQQSTSNSTSSINQSQIGKACPVDPMERLMCDSCQ; translated from the coding sequence ATGAGTCTAACAATCACCCACCGCGACGGAAGTCGCGAACCCTTTGATGCGGATCGAATTAACCGCGCCATTGAACAAGCCTGTTATGGCCTTACCAATCCAACGGCAAAAATTACCCAAATCGCCTCGGAAACTCAATTAACACTTTATGATGGCATTACAACAACTGAACTAGATCAAGCGGTCATTAATACAACGGTTCAAAACATCCAAGAAGATATAGAATTTGACCGCGTAGCCGTTCGCTTACGTTTAAAAACTGTTTATAAAAAAATTCTTGGAGATTATGAAACTCCTGATGAGGTTAGAGACCTTCACCGACAAGGTTTTATTCACTATATTACATCAGGAATTGAACTTGGACTATTAAACCCAGAGTTAAAAGAACTTTTTGATTTAGAATTACTATCTCAAGCCCTTGATCTGGATAGAGATGAACTTTTGACCTACACCGGACTAGGTACAATGTCAAAACGTTATCTTTTACGAGATCGTGAGCATAATTTAATTGAAACGCCACAATATTTTTGGATGCGAATTGCCATGGGGCTTGCCTTAACAGAAAAAAATCCAACCGAAATTGCTCTTCGTTTCTACGCTAAGATGTCCGCTTTAGAATATATCCCAGGCGGATCAACTAACATTGCTGCTGGTACTAAAATTCCAAGACTATCCAACTGCTATTTAATGGATATGGAAGATGATATAGATCATATTGGTAAAACTGTAGCCGATGTTATGCGTCTTTCCAAGGCAACAGGTGGAATTGGTTTATCAGTCACAAAATTACGAGCCAGCGGATCTCCCATCTCAACCAATAACACTTTCTCATCCGGACCAATCCCCTTTCTTCATATTATTGACTCAACTATCCGAGCGATTTCTCGTGCTGGGAAAAAAATGGGTGCCTTATGTTTCTATATGGAGAACTGGCACATTGATTTTAGTGAATTTTTAGACCTAAAACAAAATGCTGGTGATGAATATCGTCGCACCCGAACTGCCAATACAGCCGTCTATATCTCTGACGAATTTATGAAACGAGTCAAAAATAGAGATTGGTGGTATTTATTTGATCCAAAAGACACTCCGTTATTAATTGAAAGCTATGGCGCTGAGTTTAGTAAAAACTATAGTGATTATATTGCCATGGCTGAGCGAGGTGAAATAAAACGCTTTAAGAAAATGCGTGCTGATGAACAATTTCGCGCAATTATTGTTTCCCTGCAAACTACCTCTCACCCTTGGTTAACCTGGAAAGATACAATTAATGTTCGAGCTCTGAATAATAACACCGGTATTATTCATTGTTCAAACCTCTGCACCGAGATTACCTTGCCTCAAGATCGAGATAATGTCTCTGTCTGTAATCTCCTCTCAATTAACCTGGCACGACATCTTAAAGAAGGCCGTGTTGATTGGAAAAAACTGGCTGAAAGCACCCGCTTGGGAATCAGACAACTTGATAATTTAGTAGATATAAATCAACCACCAATTCCCGAAGCAAAAAACTTTGATACGCATAATCGCGCTCTTGGTATGGGCTATATGGGCTTTGCGGATATGATTGAACAACTTGGCTTGCCATATGGCAGTCAAGAAGCCTTTGAATTAGCAGATCGAGTATCAGAATTTATCAGCTATCATGCGATTGATGAAAGTGCCAATTTGGCTCAAGAAAAAGGTAGCTATGCGAATTTCGCTGGCTCTGGTTGGTCAAAAGGCTATGTACCAGTTGATACTGTTAAACAATTAGAAGAAAACCGTCAAGAAACAATTACAGTTGAGCAAGGCATATTTTCTCTAGAACTTGATTGGAATAAACTACGAGAAAAGGTCAAGCAAGGCATGCGTAACGCCACACTCTTGGCTATTGCCCCAACAGCTAATATCGGTTTAGTAGCCGGAACTTCACCAGGCATTGATCCTCGTTTTGCTCAAATGTTTTCCCGTAATACATTATCCGGTAAATATTTAGAAATAAACTTTAATTTAGTAAGAGATCTAAAACGGATTGGACTTTGGGAAAAATGTAAAGAGCAAATCCTTGGGAACTACGGTGACATAACTTCTATTGAAGGAGTACCTGACCATCTAAAAGAAGTCTATAAAACATCATTCTCAATTGCACCGCAAGCCTTTATAGAAGTAGCAGCTCGCGCCCAAAAATGGGTTGATCAAGCTATTAGCCGAAATATGTATCTGGAAACTCGTGATACTGAAGAAATTATGAAAATTTATGTAACTGCTTGGGAGAAAGGACTAAAAACGACTTACTATTTACACATGAAACCACGTCATAACGCTGAGCAAAGCACGGTTAAAGTTAATAAAGCAAATACTATTGGAAAAAGAGGTTTTGGGGCTCTATTTAATCAAATGACTACGAATGAACCAGCCGCTGTTC
- the tyrS gene encoding tyrosine--tRNA ligase: MTLDSKLIEEFLNRGVERIYPSREALEKALRSGKQLTFYGGFDASASSLHIGNAIQLAKLAQLQALGHKIIFLIGDFTGMIGDPTEKKSARQQLDRLTVTANAKVYKKQAAAWLSFSGRNTAVVTANSKIYDKMSVEAFIRLAANFTVQQMMVRDMFQERLKEEKPIYLHEFLYPLVQGYDSVALEVDGEVGGNDQTFNMLAGRDLMKSIQGKEKFVVTNKLLVDAQGKKMGKTEGNVVNLDASPEDMYGKIMTWPDGVLSSAFELCTKLSWEEVKEIQKRLENTSLNPRDFKMRLAREITSIYHGKKKAIIAEAAFVKMFQKGETPEEMPIIIVKASNIVEILIETKLSSSKGDARRLIEQGGIKVNGDVIKDANYTVSVNKEGTVIQKGKREFRKIIKS, from the coding sequence ATGACTTTAGACTCAAAATTAATTGAAGAATTTTTAAACCGTGGCGTTGAGCGCATTTATCCAAGTCGTGAGGCTTTGGAAAAAGCGTTGCGTTCTGGTAAACAACTTACTTTTTATGGTGGCTTTGATGCCTCAGCTTCTTCGTTGCATATTGGGAACGCTATTCAGTTAGCAAAGTTAGCCCAACTTCAAGCTTTGGGACATAAAATTATATTTTTAATTGGTGACTTTACAGGAATGATTGGTGACCCAACGGAAAAAAAGTCTGCACGGCAACAACTTGATCGTCTGACTGTCACAGCCAATGCAAAAGTGTATAAGAAGCAAGCTGCTGCTTGGTTATCGTTTAGTGGCCGTAACACTGCCGTGGTGACTGCTAATAGTAAGATCTATGATAAGATGTCGGTCGAAGCTTTTATTCGCCTAGCGGCTAATTTCACGGTTCAGCAGATGATGGTGCGTGATATGTTTCAAGAAAGATTAAAGGAAGAGAAACCAATTTATTTACATGAGTTTTTGTATCCTTTGGTTCAAGGTTATGACAGTGTGGCTCTTGAAGTTGATGGTGAGGTTGGTGGAAATGACCAGACCTTTAACATGTTGGCAGGGCGTGACTTAATGAAGTCTATACAAGGCAAAGAAAAATTTGTTGTTACTAATAAATTACTCGTTGATGCTCAAGGTAAAAAAATGGGTAAGACTGAAGGAAATGTAGTTAATCTTGATGCTAGTCCAGAAGATATGTATGGGAAAATAATGACCTGGCCAGATGGTGTTTTGTCGTCAGCTTTTGAACTATGTACAAAGTTAAGCTGGGAGGAAGTTAAAGAGATTCAAAAACGGCTAGAAAATACTAGCCTTAATCCACGTGATTTTAAGATGCGTTTGGCAAGAGAAATAACCAGTATTTATCATGGGAAGAAAAAAGCTATCATAGCAGAAGCTGCTTTTGTGAAAATGTTTCAAAAAGGTGAGACACCAGAAGAAATGCCAATAATTATTGTAAAGGCAAGTAATATTGTTGAGATTCTTATAGAAACAAAATTATCATCTTCAAAAGGTGATGCCAGACGTTTAATTGAACAAGGGGGGATTAAAGTAAATGGTGACGTTATAAAAGATGCAAATTATACTGTGTCTGTTAATAAGGAAGGAACAGTAATTCAAAAAGGTAAAAGAGAATTTAGAAAAATTATTAAGAGCTAA
- the argS gene encoding arginine--tRNA ligase — protein MYVLDHIKEELAERVNKILKKKIVISSSFVVPPDSKLGDLSLPCFAIGKEFNQNPVMMAQKIVEGLVADKLIENSSVAGPYVNITLAISVIGDIIKEIQKQGLQYGSNTLGKKKRVMLEYANGNTHKEYHVGHLRNIAFGDAVNRILAANGYTSIPVSYINDFGIHVAKTLWYYLNTHPEEPIGNKGYFLGQIYADAVKAMESNAEAKVEVGKVMKAIESRTGETYELWKKTRQWSLDQFVAINKELGVNFETTFYENDYIADGLKMVEKFKNEGILIESQGAIIADLEKYNLGVLVVIRSDGTALYPVADFALTIHKVKKYKLDTSLWVVDIRQGQYLHQMFKVLELACLKAKLAHLPYEFVKLPSGMMSSRSGNIISYEDLKEEALRKTTEEIVQRHADWNKEKIEAVSRVLAFGALKFEMVKVSGEKVITFDMEKALRFDGYTAAYLQYTYARIKSLQKKVSPEVGSAKSDLSGLQAKKEKDLVLKLGHFSEIVMTAGVSYQPSEVARYLYELAQLFNEYYHEVPILNDATIALGLAKARLDLSETVGLVIKRGLGLLGVETVDEM, from the coding sequence ATGTACGTTCTTGATCATATAAAAGAGGAATTAGCTGAGAGGGTTAACAAGATCCTTAAAAAGAAGATTGTGATATCTTCTTCTTTTGTTGTGCCACCAGATTCAAAATTAGGTGATTTAAGCTTACCTTGTTTTGCCATTGGCAAAGAATTTAATCAAAACCCAGTGATGATGGCACAGAAGATTGTTGAAGGTCTTGTGGCTGATAAACTTATTGAGAATAGTAGTGTTGCTGGCCCTTATGTAAATATTACCCTAGCAATTTCAGTGATAGGCGATATTATCAAAGAAATTCAAAAACAAGGTTTACAATATGGTAGTAATACCTTGGGCAAAAAAAAGCGCGTAATGCTTGAATATGCGAATGGTAATACTCATAAAGAATATCATGTTGGACACTTACGAAATATTGCTTTTGGTGATGCAGTTAATCGGATTTTAGCCGCTAATGGCTATACCTCAATTCCGGTTTCATATATTAATGATTTTGGAATTCATGTGGCTAAGACGTTGTGGTATTATTTGAATACTCATCCAGAAGAGCCAATAGGAAATAAAGGTTATTTTTTGGGACAAATATATGCCGATGCAGTTAAAGCAATGGAAAGTAATGCCGAAGCTAAGGTTGAGGTAGGTAAGGTCATGAAAGCAATTGAAAGTCGAACAGGAGAGACCTATGAATTATGGAAAAAAACTCGTCAGTGGAGTCTTGATCAATTTGTAGCTATTAATAAAGAACTCGGGGTTAATTTTGAAACTACTTTTTATGAAAATGATTATATTGCCGATGGCTTGAAAATGGTAGAAAAATTTAAGAACGAGGGAATTTTAATTGAAAGCCAAGGGGCAATCATTGCTGACTTGGAAAAATATAATTTAGGAGTATTAGTTGTGATTCGTTCTGATGGAACAGCACTGTACCCAGTGGCAGATTTTGCTTTAACAATTCATAAAGTAAAAAAATATAAACTTGATACATCATTGTGGGTGGTTGATATTCGTCAGGGTCAATATTTGCATCAAATGTTTAAAGTTCTGGAATTAGCTTGTTTAAAAGCGAAACTTGCTCACTTGCCGTATGAATTTGTGAAATTACCTTCGGGAATGATGTCCTCACGAAGTGGTAATATTATTTCGTATGAAGACTTGAAAGAAGAGGCATTGCGTAAAACTACTGAGGAAATTGTCCAACGTCATGCTGATTGGAATAAAGAAAAGATTGAAGCAGTATCTAGAGTCTTGGCTTTTGGGGCTCTGAAATTTGAGATGGTAAAAGTTAGTGGTGAAAAAGTTATTACTTTTGACATGGAAAAAGCTCTGCGTTTTGATGGTTATACTGCGGCGTACCTACAATATACGTATGCTCGTATTAAGAGCTTGCAAAAAAAAGTTAGTCCAGAAGTGGGTTCTGCAAAAAGTGATTTATCGGGGTTGCAGGCGAAAAAGGAAAAAGATCTGGTTTTGAAACTTGGACATTTCTCAGAAATTGTTATGACAGCCGGAGTTTCATATCAACCTTCAGAAGTTGCTCGTTATTTATATGAGTTAGCACAATTATTTAATGAATATTATCACGAAGTTCCGATTTTGAATGATGCAACGATTGCTCTTGGTTTAGCTAAAGCACGTCTAGATCTATCCGAAACAGTGGGGCTAGTTATTAAAAGAGGCTTAGGTTTACTTGGGGTTGAAACAGTGGATGAAATGTAA
- a CDS encoding GIY-YIG nuclease family protein, with protein MTLNDIKQLNIPKQSGSYQYYNKEGKLIYIGKAVDLRSRVLSYWRLGTNHTPAKAKMVKEIARIEWIETDSEIEALLLEANLVKKYQPYYNVDLRDDKRFYYVHISLEDEIPGVFLTRTIGKSGRYFGPFVNSLAVRETIKALRHIWPYCSMRRIQKKPCFYYQINRCLGPCAGKVSHKEYMDFVIKPLILFFEGKKQSVIRQWKKEKLALEKKGKVEEAIKRDYYIKHMEKVLENTKVLSVAEKYASDTVELAKVMGLPKVPDRIEGYDISNIFGSAAVGSMVVFRDGEPDKSQ; from the coding sequence ATGACCCTCAACGACATCAAACAATTAAATATTCCCAAACAAAGTGGTTCCTATCAATATTATAATAAAGAAGGGAAGTTGATTTATATTGGCAAGGCGGTTGATTTACGTAGTCGTGTTTTATCATATTGGCGTCTTGGTACAAATCATACACCTGCCAAAGCCAAGATGGTTAAGGAAATTGCTCGAATTGAATGGATTGAGACTGATAGTGAAATTGAAGCTTTATTACTTGAAGCTAATTTAGTTAAAAAATACCAGCCCTATTATAACGTTGATTTACGTGATGACAAACGATTTTATTACGTTCATATTTCTTTGGAAGATGAAATTCCAGGAGTATTTTTAACTCGCACGATTGGTAAATCAGGTCGCTACTTTGGCCCCTTTGTTAATTCTTTGGCCGTTAGAGAAACTATTAAAGCTTTGCGACATATTTGGCCATATTGCAGTATGCGACGTATTCAAAAAAAACCTTGTTTTTATTATCAAATTAATCGTTGTCTTGGGCCTTGTGCTGGAAAGGTGAGTCACAAAGAATATATGGACTTCGTCATTAAGCCCTTAATTTTATTTTTTGAAGGTAAAAAGCAAAGTGTTATTAGACAATGGAAAAAAGAAAAATTAGCCTTAGAAAAAAAGGGGAAAGTAGAAGAAGCCATAAAGCGTGATTATTATATTAAACACATGGAAAAAGTATTAGAAAACACTAAAGTATTAAGTGTAGCGGAAAAATATGCTTCAGATACAGTTGAACTTGCAAAAGTAATGGGATTACCAAAAGTACCGGATCGCATTGAAGGCTATGATATTTCTAATATTTTTGGCTCAGCAGCAGTTGGTTCAATGGTAGTTTTTCGAGATGGTGAGCCAGACAAAAGTCAGTAG
- the trxA gene encoding thioredoxin, whose amino-acid sequence MTQEFTQENFNSEVIEASKNKPVLVDFFASWCGPCQIQGPIVDEVSEEVAEKAVIGKLNTENAMEIASQFGIMSIPTIIIFRNGQPTERFTGVQEKETLVQSLTKHV is encoded by the coding sequence ATGACTCAAGAATTTACTCAAGAAAATTTTAACTCCGAGGTAATTGAAGCTTCAAAAAATAAGCCAGTTTTAGTAGATTTTTTTGCCAGTTGGTGTGGACCTTGTCAGATTCAAGGACCAATTGTTGATGAAGTCTCGGAAGAAGTTGCGGAAAAGGCTGTTATTGGTAAGTTGAACACAGAAAATGCTATGGAAATTGCTAGTCAATTTGGAATTATGAGTATCCCAACAATTATTATTTTCCGTAATGGACAACCTACTGAAAGATTTACTGGGGTTCAGGAAAAAGAAACATTAGTCCAGAGTTTGACTAAACATGTCTAA
- a CDS encoding MBL fold metallo-hydrolase, whose product MTQSRRAKRAVVATAVFCIIITATLLAAWRLYPDTRLLEISVLDIGQGDAILLEAPNGQVILVDGGPDKKVLRRLGEELPFWERTIDVIVLTHPHEDHLAGLISVLDRYQVGAVMITGVMASSNSYKHFLEIISNKQIPLILVEQTETIAFDDVRLEILYPQSSFKARRMSNINNSSIVMKMVYKEVKLLLTGDAEEAEEKELLASGLNLEADILKAGHHGSDTSSSEPFVKAVDPELVLVSNGVENSYGHPSPRTLKRFERLGITVRRTDLEGTIHINTDGQTIYQ is encoded by the coding sequence ATGACGCAATCAAGGAGGGCGAAACGAGCGGTCGTAGCGACCGCCGTTTTTTGTATTATTATAACCGCTACATTGCTAGCGGCTTGGCGACTGTATCCAGATACTAGATTATTAGAAATTAGTGTTTTGGATATTGGCCAAGGTGATGCAATTTTACTTGAAGCCCCGAATGGCCAAGTTATTTTGGTAGATGGTGGACCTGATAAAAAGGTTTTACGACGACTTGGTGAAGAGCTACCTTTTTGGGAGAGAACTATTGATGTAATTGTTTTAACTCATCCGCACGAAGATCACTTGGCTGGTTTGATTTCCGTCCTTGATCGTTATCAAGTTGGTGCCGTGATGATAACCGGTGTTATGGCATCAAGTAATAGCTATAAACATTTTTTAGAAATAATTTCTAATAAACAGATTCCCTTGATTCTTGTTGAGCAAACCGAAACTATTGCCTTTGATGATGTTCGATTAGAAATACTATATCCACAAAGTAGTTTTAAAGCTCGACGAATGAGCAATATTAATAATAGTTCAATAGTTATGAAAATGGTTTATAAAGAAGTTAAATTGTTATTAACCGGAGATGCTGAAGAAGCCGAGGAAAAAGAGTTACTAGCTTCAGGCTTGAACTTAGAGGCAGATATATTAAAAGCCGGTCACCATGGGTCCGATACAAGCTCCAGCGAGCCCTTTGTTAAGGCTGTAGACCCCGAGCTGGTTTTGGTAAGTAATGGAGTAGAAAATAGTTATGGTCATCCTTCTCCAAGAACCCTAAAGCGTTTTGAAAGACTAGGTATTACAGTACGAAGAACTGACCTTGAAGGTACAATCCATATTAATACTGATGGCCAGACTATATATCAGTAG
- a CDS encoding nucleoside-diphosphate kinase (catalyzes the formation of nucleoside triphosphate from ATP and nucleoside diphosphate) → MSHLKHERTLVIIKPDGVQRSLIGEIISRFERVGLKMVAMKFLKPTKEMATDHYYKIGGEAWLEAVGAKARAAYEKNGQVSPYATNRDNGEAVLKANSRYLSAGPVVAMVLEGSHSVPLVRKIVGGTEPLTSDVGTIRGDYTLDSYSAADTDSRSIRNLMHASGTVEEANQEIEIWFKPEELLSYKLAQEQILYDIDFDGVKE, encoded by the coding sequence ATGTCTCATCTTAAACACGAACGAACCTTAGTTATTATTAAACCAGATGGAGTCCAACGCTCATTGATTGGTGAAATTATTTCACGTTTTGAAAGAGTAGGTTTAAAAATGGTAGCAATGAAATTCTTAAAGCCTACAAAAGAAATGGCCACAGATCATTATTATAAGATTGGTGGCGAAGCTTGGCTTGAAGCGGTTGGCGCAAAAGCACGAGCAGCGTATGAAAAGAATGGACAGGTTTCCCCATATGCAACTAATCGGGATAATGGTGAAGCAGTCTTGAAAGCTAACTCTCGTTATTTATCCGCGGGGCCTGTAGTAGCAATGGTGTTGGAGGGAAGCCACTCTGTTCCCTTGGTAAGGAAAATAGTTGGCGGTACCGAACCTTTGACATCAGACGTTGGTACAATTCGTGGTGATTACACATTGGACTCATACTCAGCAGCTGATACTGATAGCCGAAGCATACGTAATTTAATGCATGCTTCTGGTACAGTTGAAGAAGCTAATCAGGAAATTGAGATATGGTTTAAGCCAGAAGAGCTTCTGTCATATAAACTAGCTCAAGAGCAAATTTTATATGACATAGATTTTGATGGAGTGAAAGAATAA
- a CDS encoding D-tyrosyl-tRNA(Tyr) deacylase, translated as MRTVIQRVTNASVRSEGEKIGSIKSGLVVFLAIHKNDTEEMIDKLADKISRLRIFEDNNRKLNLSIIDTGGEILVVSQFTLYADCNQGNRPSFTDAADPAKAEKYYEKFIQALQAKNISVVTGKFKTNMQISLINDGPVTIILDL; from the coding sequence ATGAGAACGGTTATTCAACGTGTTACAAATGCCTCTGTCAGAAGTGAGGGGGAAAAAATTGGATCAATTAAGTCCGGTCTTGTGGTTTTTTTAGCTATTCATAAAAATGACACCGAAGAAATGATTGATAAATTAGCTGATAAGATCTCTAGGCTTAGAATTTTTGAGGATAATAACAGAAAGCTTAATCTTTCAATTATTGATACTGGCGGGGAAATCCTGGTTGTCTCGCAATTTACGTTATATGCTGATTGTAACCAAGGAAACCGCCCAAGTTTTACTGATGCAGCTGACCCAGCAAAAGCTGAGAAATATTATGAAAAATTTATTCAAGCCTTACAAGCAAAAAATATTTCTGTGGTGACTGGAAAATTCAAAACCAACATGCAAATTTCATTAATTAATGACGGTCCAGTTACTATTATTCTTGATTTATAA
- a CDS encoding fibrobacter succinogenes major paralogous domain-containing protein: MNSFLKNKKIFTFKNIYAFTLVEIMVVVLIIVIIASLAMVSYTSIRVKSRDVRRISNINTLQTALNAYYKDHGVFPTSITPGQPLRNSSNNIVYLDEVPSNPQPRTDHNCPDSEFIYKVATDQQSYSLSGCVGADGDPNKGKLIYSTKEGIFHCGDKITDRDGFEYKTVSIGNQCWMAENLRTRTLPNGTCINTQKRCAGTPRICEKDANCNIGSGGPEVCINYNQTMTTSDCTWLFNGVKYASSSRADGLDCISTSGTGTQGAKADCDAGRTLYSPYEALQCQNNTQSYALGGCPVTTETDVMCCAKKPGSGPYLSPTGEWKSNQNVQGLCPDGWHIPTDQEFSILETYLANSLPCDPQRNESYQCQGAGKKLKVNESSGFNAELTGRRLGINDGASCLLLVLPPSYYEFPVLTACSSHPPFPTNTKFNNYGSYASFITSNLVSRVDGGTAYPDSIIVREISSSSDGISRGSKNISGGRAYSVRCIKD, translated from the coding sequence ATGAATTCATTCCTAAAAAATAAAAAAATATTTACCTTCAAAAATATTTACGCTTTTACTCTAGTTGAGATAATGGTTGTCGTTTTGATTATTGTAATTATTGCTTCTTTGGCTATGGTTAGCTATACCAGCATTCGAGTAAAATCCCGAGATGTTAGGCGTATATCAAATATTAATACTTTGCAGACGGCCTTAAATGCGTATTATAAAGATCATGGAGTTTTCCCAACCAGTATTACTCCCGGCCAACCGTTACGAAATAGTTCAAATAACATCGTTTATCTTGATGAAGTCCCCTCAAACCCACAGCCAAGAACCGATCATAATTGCCCAGATTCAGAATTTATATATAAAGTAGCTACTGACCAACAATCATACTCACTCTCCGGCTGTGTTGGCGCTGATGGTGATCCTAATAAAGGAAAACTAATTTATAGCACCAAAGAAGGTATTTTCCACTGCGGTGACAAAATTACGGACAGAGATGGTTTTGAATATAAGACTGTTAGCATTGGTAATCAATGTTGGATGGCGGAGAATTTGAGGACGAGAACATTACCAAATGGCACTTGTATTAATACGCAAAAGCGCTGTGCTGGAACCCCAAGAATCTGTGAAAAAGATGCAAATTGCAATATAGGGAGTGGTGGCCCTGAAGTATGTATTAATTATAACCAAACAATGACAACATCAGATTGCACCTGGTTATTCAACGGGGTTAAATATGCATCTTCATCAAGGGCTGATGGGCTTGATTGTATTAGTACCTCAGGTACAGGCACACAAGGCGCTAAAGCAGACTGTGATGCTGGAAGAACCTTATATTCTCCTTATGAAGCTCTTCAATGTCAAAATAACACTCAAAGTTACGCTCTTGGTGGCTGTCCAGTAACTACTGAGACAGATGTAATGTGTTGTGCAAAGAAACCCGGCAGTGGACCTTATTTGAGTCCTACAGGTGAATGGAAAAGTAATCAAAATGTCCAAGGATTATGCCCAGATGGCTGGCATATTCCAACTGATCAAGAATTTTCAATTTTAGAAACCTATCTAGCTAATTCACTTCCTTGTGATCCACAACGCAATGAAAGTTATCAATGCCAAGGAGCTGGAAAAAAATTAAAAGTTAATGAATCATCAGGCTTTAATGCGGAATTGACTGGAAGAAGATTAGGAATCAATGACGGCGCATCATGCCTACTCCTTGTGCTACCTCCAAGCTACTATGAATTCCCTGTTCTTACAGCATGCTCATCACATCCACCTTTTCCAACAAATACAAAATTTAACAATTATGGCAGCTACGCTTCTTTTATTACTTCTAATTTAGTGAGCAGAGTAGATGGTGGTACTGCTTATCCAGATTCAATAATTGTTAGAGAAATTAGTTCATCCAGTGATGGGATCTCCCGAGGTTCAAAAAATATTTCAGGTGGCAGAGCTTACTCCGTCCGTTGCATCAAAGACTAA
- the msrA gene encoding peptide-methionine (S)-S-oxide reductase MsrA, with translation MPHLEKTTDTITLAGGCFWCLEAIFKRIKGVISVISGYTGGTTTHPTYDAVCSGKTGHAEAIQITYDTTIITLQELLDIFWKLHDPTTVNQQGADIGTQYRSAVFYNSDEEKSIILETKSLLEKSGIYPHPFVTEVSKLSTFYPAETYHQDYYNQNQNQGYCRLVIDPKIKKLYKDYTDKIKPDFNSF, from the coding sequence ATGCCTCATCTAGAAAAAACCACTGACACTATTACATTAGCTGGCGGTTGTTTTTGGTGTCTGGAGGCAATTTTTAAAAGAATCAAGGGAGTAATTTCTGTCATTTCTGGGTATACCGGTGGAACAACAACCCACCCAACCTATGATGCAGTGTGTAGTGGAAAAACAGGGCATGCTGAGGCCATTCAGATAACCTATGACACAACAATTATCACCTTACAGGAATTATTAGATATCTTTTGGAAACTTCATGATCCAACAACTGTAAATCAACAAGGCGCAGACATTGGCACCCAATATCGTTCAGCGGTTTTTTATAACAGTGATGAAGAAAAAAGCATCATCCTTGAAACAAAAAGTCTGCTAGAAAAATCAGGAATCTATCCGCATCCTTTTGTGACAGAGGTTTCAAAACTCTCTACTTTCTACCCAGCCGAAACCTATCATCAAGACTATTATAATCAAAATCAGAATCAAGGTTATTGTCGCCTTGTCATAGATCCAAAAATCAAAAAATTATATAAAGATTATACAGATAAAATTAAACCCGATTTTAATTCTTTTTGA